CTCTTGTTCTGACTGTGCTTCAAGGAAACGACCTAATTCTCTGCCAGATAACAAGTAAGAGCGTCAAAGACAATTATGCCATTCCTGTAGACCAAAACGATTTTGCCTCTGGCAGTCTAAACCAGGAGAGTAACATAAGACCCAACAGACTTTTCACTGCAGATAATCAGATTGTTTTGTACCGTATAGGCAATTTAAAAAAAATTAAGCTTGACCAAGTGATCAACAAGATTATTGAAATCATAAAAGAGTAAATATTAAGCGAACAAGGCAGTTAAACCGCGTTCGCCCATAGCGCGTGGTTT
This genomic stretch from Thermodesulfobacteriota bacterium harbors:
- a CDS encoding type II toxin-antitoxin system PemK/MazF family toxin, whose translation is MAKFVKGDIVVIPFPFSDLSQSKRRPALVLTVLQGNDLILCQITSKSVKDNYAIPVDQNDFASGSLNQESNIRPNRLFTADNQIVLYRIGNLKKIKLDQVINKIIEIIKE